One segment of Streptomyces sp. NBC_01463 DNA contains the following:
- a CDS encoding ester cyclase, producing MTDFDTKVLVDRWLAMWNGDLAMAQHIIAPSVRVHLPAFGMPPEEGIDNPDRLASWIALFRSSFSSAGFRCELGPFTDGDHVISRFRFTGIWAGGRPAMATAPPGTAVDFAGVDTLRIEQGRIAEYWLTDDQLDLYAQLGAVRGLEPQPAGRP from the coding sequence GTGACTGATTTCGACACCAAGGTCCTGGTGGACCGGTGGCTGGCCATGTGGAACGGCGATCTGGCGATGGCGCAGCACATCATCGCGCCATCCGTGCGCGTTCATCTGCCGGCTTTCGGAATGCCGCCCGAGGAGGGCATCGACAACCCGGACCGGCTGGCGTCCTGGATCGCGCTGTTCCGCAGCTCCTTCTCGTCGGCCGGCTTCCGGTGCGAACTCGGGCCCTTCACCGACGGGGACCATGTGATCTCCCGGTTCCGGTTCACCGGCATCTGGGCCGGGGGACGCCCCGCCATGGCGACGGCACCACCCGGAACCGCGGTCGACTTCGCCGGCGTGGACACGTTGCGGATCGAACAGGGGCGGATCGCCGAGTACTGGCTGACGGACGACCAGCTCGACCTCTACGCACAACTGGGGGCGGTACGCGGGCTGGAACCGCAACCCGCGGGCCGTCCCTGA
- a CDS encoding alpha/beta hydrolase has product MRTSPALRAAALAATVTVLFPLAGCSDGGDQDTAGRPSSAPVAADAAAAPTASGLASQQLKWKPCPAPSQAQGGGAAPSPLPGGAVWECSSMDVPLDYADPGGKTISLALVRAKAIDGKKRIGSLIFNFGGPGASGVATLPAFGAEYDKLRTRYDLVSFDPRGVGDSDGVECESDKQLDARYEGDGTPDDAAEEKAFTEDTKTYAAACEKNSGKELPFVGTTNAARDMDLMRQVLGDDRLYYFGISYGTELGGVYAHLFPKSVGRSVLDAVVDPTEDAEQSSLGQAKGFQLALDNFAADCVERGDACKLPGSTAEEVEQGVSGLLGRLEKKPVAGLGSRKLTQTQATTGIAAALYSKETWPLLEQGLDEADGGNGGLLLALADSLNGRSEDGHYDNSAAANTAINCADSKERFTLDEAKAKLPEFHDASPVFGDYLGWGLMACTGWPVAGAWDTPDVSAEGAAPVLVIGNTGDPATPYAGARAMAEELGEGVGVEMTYRGEGHGAYNSGNACVQKAVGGYLLDGKVPAAGTVCG; this is encoded by the coding sequence ATGAGGACCTCCCCTGCCCTGCGCGCCGCGGCCCTCGCCGCCACTGTGACCGTGCTGTTCCCGCTCGCCGGCTGCTCGGACGGGGGTGACCAGGACACGGCCGGCCGGCCGAGCAGCGCCCCGGTCGCCGCCGACGCCGCCGCGGCCCCCACCGCGTCCGGCCTCGCATCCCAGCAGCTGAAGTGGAAGCCATGCCCGGCCCCCTCCCAGGCGCAGGGCGGTGGCGCGGCCCCCTCCCCGCTGCCGGGCGGGGCCGTCTGGGAGTGCTCGTCCATGGATGTCCCGCTCGACTACGCCGACCCCGGCGGCAAGACCATTTCCCTGGCGCTCGTCCGTGCGAAGGCGATCGACGGGAAGAAGCGGATCGGTTCGCTGATCTTCAACTTCGGCGGCCCCGGCGCTTCGGGGGTCGCCACCCTGCCCGCCTTCGGCGCGGAGTACGACAAGCTCCGCACGCGCTACGACCTGGTGAGCTTCGACCCGCGCGGCGTCGGCGACAGCGACGGCGTGGAGTGCGAGAGCGACAAGCAGCTGGACGCGCGGTACGAGGGCGACGGGACGCCGGACGACGCGGCGGAGGAGAAGGCGTTCACCGAGGACACGAAGACGTACGCGGCGGCCTGCGAGAAGAACTCGGGCAAGGAGCTCCCCTTCGTGGGGACGACGAACGCCGCCCGCGACATGGACCTGATGCGCCAGGTGCTCGGCGACGACAGGCTGTACTACTTCGGCATCTCGTACGGCACCGAACTGGGCGGCGTCTACGCGCACTTGTTCCCCAAGAGCGTCGGCAGGTCGGTCCTGGACGCGGTCGTCGACCCGACCGAGGACGCGGAGCAGTCCTCCCTCGGCCAGGCCAAGGGCTTCCAGCTCGCCCTGGACAACTTCGCCGCGGACTGCGTGGAGCGCGGCGACGCCTGCAAGCTGCCCGGATCCACCGCCGAGGAGGTCGAGCAGGGGGTGTCCGGTCTTCTCGGCCGGCTGGAGAAGAAGCCGGTGGCGGGGCTCGGTTCACGGAAGCTCACCCAGACCCAGGCCACCACCGGCATCGCGGCGGCGCTCTACTCCAAGGAGACCTGGCCGCTGCTGGAGCAGGGCCTGGACGAGGCCGACGGCGGGAACGGCGGACTGCTCCTCGCGCTCGCGGACTCCCTCAACGGCCGCTCCGAGGACGGCCACTACGACAACTCGGCAGCGGCCAACACCGCCATCAACTGCGCCGACTCCAAGGAGCGGTTCACCCTGGACGAGGCGAAGGCGAAGCTCCCGGAGTTCCATGACGCCTCGCCGGTCTTCGGCGACTACCTCGGCTGGGGCCTGATGGCGTGCACCGGCTGGCCGGTGGCGGGCGCCTGGGACACCCCGGACGTCAGCGCCGAGGGCGCGGCCCCCGTCCTGGTCATCGGCAACACCGGGGACCCGGCGACCCCCTACGCGGGCGCGAGGGCGATGGCCGAGGAGCTGGGCGAGGGCGTCGGAGTGGAGATGACGTACCGGGGCGAGGGGCACGGCGCGTACAACAGCGGCAACGCCTGTGTGCAGAAGGCGGTGGGCGGCTATCTGCTGGACGGGAAGGTGCCGGCGGCGGGCACGGTCTGCGGGTAG
- a CDS encoding MGMT family protein: MGRMSEHPTSDALPEYAERVLEVAELIPPGRVMTYGDIAEWLGDGGPRQVGRAMALYGGAVPWWRVVRSDGALLPGHELRALNHYREEGTPLREAARSAEGHVPRLDMRRARWDGVPVGAAEGGPGTDGDDGGGAHT, from the coding sequence ATGGGCCGGATGAGCGAACACCCGACGAGTGACGCGTTGCCGGAGTACGCGGAGCGCGTGCTCGAGGTGGCCGAACTGATCCCGCCCGGCCGCGTCATGACGTACGGCGACATCGCGGAGTGGCTGGGCGACGGCGGCCCGCGCCAGGTCGGCCGGGCCATGGCGCTGTACGGGGGAGCGGTGCCATGGTGGCGCGTGGTGCGCTCCGACGGTGCGCTGCTGCCGGGCCACGAACTGCGTGCGCTGAATCACTACCGCGAGGAGGGCACTCCGCTGCGCGAGGCCGCGCGCAGTGCCGAAGGCCACGTTCCGCGCCTCGACATGCGGCGCGCACGGTGGGACGGCGTGCCCGTCGGGGCGGCGGAGGGCGGTCCTGGCACGGACGGCGACGACGGCGGGGGAGCTCACACCTGA
- a CDS encoding ATP-dependent helicase translates to MSTSSTTRHSPHRPARRGTTGAYRLVRTLPGSVEPPLLDAAQRAVVDHAGGPLLVLAGPGTGKTTTLVEAVAARVARGADPARMLILTFSRKAAVELRDRMAARLGAARGPQATTFHSFCYALVRAHQDADLFADPLRLLSGPEQDVTVRDLLAGQLDLEKEGLSHIRWPDELRACLTTRGFADEVRAVLARSRELGLGPGALADFARRTGRPDWGAAAAFLAEYLDVLDAQGVLDYAELVHRAVLLAERPEVSVLLAGQYDTVFVDEYQDTDPAQVRLLHALAGNRGSSPGGGGGRNLIAFGDPDQSIYAFRGADVNGILDFPEVFRRADGAPAPVGVLTTSRRSGDRLLAATRLLTRRMPLTRLPSAKVRAHRELGAVREGGSVETYTYPTASTELENIADLLRRAHLEDGVPWQEMAVLVRAGGRTIPAVRRALTSAGVPLEVDGDDLPLRHEPAVAPLLTALRTVAAAALRRGAEPEAEEEAEAEPEAEEEAEAEPEAEEEAEAEAEADAVTGPDADADPDAGPTPWLDTETALTLLTSPLGSMDAADLRRLGRALRDEERAAGNRVPAPSGELLARALAEPERLVTHDPAYARGAQRLGALLRAARELLERGGTAEEALWELWSGTPWPARLERAALRGGAGGRNADRDLDAVCALFDTAARAEERTGGRGTLNFLEEVDAQDIAADTLSRRATRPDAVRLMTAHRSKGLEWRMVVVTGVQEGLWPDLRRRGSLLEADRIGRDGLAEPLTPGALLAEERRLFYVAATRARERLVVTAVKAPADDGDQPSRFLTELGVEPRDVTGRPRRPLAVAALVAELRATTVDPEASDALREEAAHRLARLAALGDDEGQPLVPSAHPYRWWGLYEPTRSAVPLRDRDQPVALSGSALDQLANTCALQWFLGREVKADAPATAAQGFGNVVHVLADEVASGRTPADLAVLMERLDSVWDGLVFDAPWKSQQEKQQARVALERFLRWHVMDRTGRTPAASEHDFDVTLEAGEYEVRIRGSMDRVERDAEGRAYVVDFKTGKQSPTKDEVARHPQLAVYQLAVREGAVDDVFDGIRPESGGAELVQLRQPAPKKEGGDAVPKVQAQQPPETEWVSDLLATAAGRVLDERFTPTTGQHCAHCTFKASCSAQPEGRQVLE, encoded by the coding sequence GTGAGCACCTCCTCCACCACCCGGCACAGTCCGCACCGCCCGGCACGGCGGGGGACGACGGGCGCATACCGGCTGGTGCGTACGCTGCCCGGTTCCGTGGAACCCCCTCTCCTGGACGCGGCACAGCGCGCGGTGGTTGACCATGCGGGCGGGCCGCTGCTGGTTCTCGCGGGCCCCGGCACCGGCAAGACCACCACGCTCGTCGAGGCGGTCGCCGCACGCGTCGCCCGGGGCGCCGACCCGGCCCGGATGCTGATCCTCACCTTCAGCCGCAAGGCGGCCGTCGAGCTGCGCGACCGGATGGCCGCCCGGCTCGGTGCCGCCCGCGGACCGCAGGCCACCACCTTCCACTCCTTCTGTTACGCCCTGGTCCGCGCCCATCAGGACGCCGACCTCTTCGCCGATCCGCTGCGGCTGCTCTCCGGACCCGAGCAGGACGTCACCGTCCGCGATCTGCTGGCCGGCCAGCTCGACCTGGAGAAGGAGGGCCTCTCCCACATCCGCTGGCCCGACGAACTGCGCGCCTGCCTGACCACGCGCGGCTTCGCCGACGAGGTGCGCGCCGTGCTCGCCCGCAGCCGTGAGCTGGGACTCGGCCCCGGCGCCCTCGCCGACTTCGCCCGGCGCACCGGCCGGCCCGACTGGGGCGCCGCCGCGGCCTTCCTCGCCGAGTACCTCGACGTCCTGGACGCCCAGGGGGTGCTGGACTACGCCGAGCTGGTGCACCGTGCCGTGCTGCTCGCGGAGCGCCCGGAGGTGTCGGTGCTGCTGGCCGGTCAGTACGACACCGTGTTCGTCGACGAGTACCAGGACACCGACCCGGCGCAGGTGCGGCTGCTGCACGCGCTGGCCGGCAACCGGGGGAGCTCCCCGGGCGGCGGCGGTGGCCGGAACCTGATCGCGTTCGGTGACCCGGACCAGTCGATCTACGCCTTCCGAGGGGCCGATGTGAACGGCATCCTCGACTTCCCCGAGGTGTTCCGGCGCGCGGACGGCGCCCCGGCCCCGGTCGGCGTCCTCACCACCTCACGCCGCTCCGGCGACCGGCTGCTCGCCGCGACCCGGCTGCTCACCCGCCGGATGCCGCTCACCCGGCTGCCGTCGGCGAAGGTCCGCGCCCACCGGGAGCTCGGCGCGGTCCGCGAGGGTGGCAGCGTCGAGACGTACACCTATCCGACCGCGTCCACCGAGCTGGAGAACATCGCCGACCTGCTGCGCCGGGCGCATCTGGAGGACGGGGTGCCGTGGCAGGAGATGGCGGTCCTGGTCCGCGCCGGCGGCCGTACGATCCCGGCGGTGCGCCGCGCCCTGACCTCGGCGGGCGTCCCGCTGGAGGTCGACGGCGACGACCTGCCCCTGCGCCACGAACCCGCGGTGGCCCCGCTCCTGACCGCCCTGCGCACGGTGGCCGCGGCGGCGCTGCGCCGGGGCGCGGAGCCGGAGGCAGAGGAAGAGGCCGAGGCAGAGCCGGAGGCAGAGGAAGAGGCCGAGGCAGAGCCGGAGGCAGAGGAAGAGGCCGAGGCAGAAGCAGAGGCGGACGCCGTTACGGGCCCGGACGCGGATGCGGACCCGGATGCGGGCCCAACCCCCTGGCTCGACACCGAGACGGCGCTCACCCTCCTCACCTCCCCCCTCGGCTCCATGGACGCCGCCGATCTGCGCCGGCTCGGCCGGGCCCTGCGCGACGAGGAGCGGGCCGCAGGCAACCGGGTGCCCGCGCCCTCCGGCGAACTGCTCGCCCGCGCACTCGCCGAGCCTGAGCGCCTCGTGACGCACGACCCGGCGTACGCCCGCGGCGCCCAGCGTCTCGGCGCGCTGCTGCGCGCGGCGCGCGAGCTGCTCGAACGCGGCGGCACCGCCGAGGAGGCCCTGTGGGAGCTGTGGTCCGGCACCCCGTGGCCGGCCAGGCTGGAGCGCGCCGCGCTGCGCGGCGGCGCGGGCGGTCGCAACGCCGACCGCGACCTCGACGCCGTCTGCGCCCTCTTCGACACCGCGGCCCGCGCGGAGGAGCGCACCGGCGGCCGCGGCACGCTCAACTTCCTGGAGGAGGTCGACGCCCAGGACATCGCCGCCGACACCCTCTCCCGGCGCGCCACCCGGCCCGACGCCGTACGGCTGATGACCGCGCACCGCTCCAAGGGCCTGGAGTGGCGCATGGTCGTCGTCACCGGGGTGCAGGAGGGCCTCTGGCCCGACCTGCGGCGCCGCGGCTCACTGCTCGAAGCGGACCGGATCGGCCGCGACGGCCTCGCCGAACCCCTCACGCCCGGCGCCCTCCTCGCCGAGGAGCGCCGGCTCTTCTACGTGGCGGCGACCCGGGCCCGCGAACGCCTCGTCGTCACCGCGGTCAAGGCGCCCGCCGACGACGGCGACCAGCCGTCCCGCTTCCTCACCGAGCTCGGCGTCGAACCCCGCGACGTCACCGGCCGGCCCCGCCGCCCCCTGGCCGTCGCCGCCCTCGTCGCCGAACTGCGGGCCACCACCGTCGACCCCGAAGCGTCCGACGCGCTGCGCGAGGAGGCCGCCCACCGCCTCGCCAGGCTCGCCGCGCTCGGCGACGACGAGGGACAGCCGCTCGTGCCGTCGGCCCACCCCTACCGCTGGTGGGGCCTGTACGAGCCGACCCGCTCGGCCGTCCCGCTGCGCGACCGGGACCAGCCCGTCGCCCTGTCCGGCAGCGCGCTCGACCAGCTCGCCAACACCTGCGCGCTCCAGTGGTTCCTGGGGCGCGAGGTGAAGGCCGACGCCCCGGCGACCGCCGCCCAGGGCTTCGGCAACGTCGTCCACGTCCTGGCCGACGAGGTCGCCTCCGGCCGTACGCCCGCCGATCTGGCCGTCCTCATGGAGCGGCTCGACTCGGTCTGGGACGGGCTGGTCTTCGACGCGCCCTGGAAGTCGCAGCAGGAGAAGCAGCAGGCCCGCGTCGCCCTCGAACGCTTCCTGCGCTGGCACGTCATGGACCGCACCGGCCGCACCCCGGCCGCCAGCGAGCACGACTTCGACGTGACGCTGGAGGCGGGGGAGTACGAGGTACGCATCCGCGGCTCCATGGACCGCGTCGAACGCGACGCCGAGGGCCGGGCCTACGTCGTCGACTTCAAGACCGGCAAGCAGTCCCCGACGAAGGACGAGGTGGCCCGCCACCCCCAGCTCGCCGTGTACCAGCTGGCCGTCCGGGAAGGGGCGGTCGACGACGTCTTCGACGGCATCCGCCCGGAGTCCGGCGGCGCCGAACTCGTACAGCTGCGCCAGCCCGCCCCCAAGAAGGAGGGCGGCGACGCCGTCCCCAAGGTGCAGGCCCAGCAGCCGCCGGAGACCGAGTGGGTCTCCGACCTGCTGGCGACCGCCGCCGGCCGGGTCCTGGACGAACGGTTCACCCCCACGACCGGCCAGCACTGCGCCCACTGCACCTTCAAGGCCTCGTGCAGCGCGCAGCCGGAGGGCCGGCAGGTCCTGGAGTGA
- a CDS encoding lysylphosphatidylglycerol synthase domain-containing protein — MQPPKAADASDADPRSGAAPGREPGTERGADTDAPPAGASPGVSPDDHPVGSTLSTSEAASADRVSGDEPLLPARVHRPSDLLRLLIGVLAVVVLFAVAAFAHGTTAGLEQDINKGTGQAPDLLIKIAGLVSSIAVLLVPVAFAIERLIKRDGLRIADGVLAAVLAHGVTLATDLWVAKSASGTIQDALTQPQPGDALTDPVHGYLAPVIAYMTAVGMARRPRWRVVLWVVLLLDAFAMLVGGYTTPFSIVLTVLIGWTVAYGTLYAVGSPNVRPTGQHLMAGLRHVGFRPVTAMRAEDAPDSGDQSDRGRRYLVSLEDGPPLDVTVVDREQQAQGFFYRVWRRLTLRGITQRRSIQSLRQALEQEALLAYAAIAAGANAPKLIATSELGPDAVMLVYEHIGGRSLDALEDAEITDDLVRGAWRQVRALQSRRIAHRRLTGDAILVDRFGKVFVTDLRGGEIAAGDLVLRMDVAQLLTTTGLRVGAERAVASALAVLGPDAVADCLPLLQPIALSRSTRAQLRRLARERSQREREAVLDASDAAKRARAEDAELSKDPGRKAARKSLRTEKQAEKRAMDDALDEAREEDLLSQMRQEVLLIRPQAPVEPVRLERIKPRTLFSFIAGAIAAYFLISQVTEADFGAVVEQAEWGWVAAALGFSALSYIAAAMSLLGFVPERVPFGKTVLAQVAGSFVKIVAPAAVGGVALNTRFLQRSGVRPGLAVASVGASQLFGLGCHIVLLAAFGYLTGTEKTPSSLTPSRTVIAGLLTVAVLVLVVTAIPFLRKFVVTRVRSLFAGVVPRMLDVVQRPQKLLTGIGGMLLLTGLFVMCLDASVRAFSGPDVPHLSYASIAVVFLAGNALGSAAPTPGGMGAVEGALTLGLIAVGLPKEVAAPAVLLYRLMTLWLPVLPGWLAFNHLTRKGEL; from the coding sequence GTGCAGCCACCGAAGGCGGCCGACGCCTCCGATGCCGACCCGCGCTCCGGGGCGGCCCCCGGCCGGGAGCCGGGCACGGAGCGGGGCGCGGACACCGACGCGCCCCCCGCCGGTGCGTCCCCGGGCGTCTCCCCCGACGATCACCCGGTCGGCTCGACCCTCTCGACCTCCGAGGCGGCGTCCGCCGACCGCGTCTCGGGTGACGAACCCCTGCTCCCCGCCCGGGTGCACCGGCCCTCGGATCTGCTGCGGCTCCTCATCGGGGTCCTGGCGGTCGTCGTGCTGTTCGCCGTCGCCGCCTTCGCCCACGGCACGACGGCCGGCCTCGAACAGGACATCAACAAGGGCACCGGGCAGGCACCCGACCTGCTCATCAAGATCGCCGGTCTGGTCTCCAGCATCGCCGTCCTGCTCGTCCCGGTGGCCTTCGCGATCGAGCGGCTGATCAAACGCGACGGGCTGCGGATCGCGGACGGGGTGCTGGCCGCCGTGCTGGCGCACGGGGTGACGCTCGCCACGGACCTGTGGGTCGCCAAGTCCGCTTCCGGCACCATTCAGGACGCCCTGACCCAGCCGCAGCCCGGTGACGCGCTCACCGATCCCGTACACGGCTATCTCGCTCCCGTGATCGCCTACATGACGGCGGTCGGCATGGCGAGACGTCCGCGCTGGCGGGTCGTGCTGTGGGTGGTGCTGCTGCTCGACGCCTTCGCCATGTTGGTGGGCGGCTACACGACCCCGTTCTCGATCGTCCTGACGGTGCTGATCGGCTGGACGGTCGCGTACGGCACGCTGTACGCGGTCGGCTCGCCCAACGTCCGGCCGACCGGCCAGCACCTGATGGCCGGGCTGCGCCACGTCGGCTTCCGCCCGGTCACCGCGATGCGGGCCGAGGACGCCCCGGACTCCGGCGACCAGAGCGACCGGGGGCGCCGCTATCTGGTCTCCCTGGAGGACGGGCCACCGCTCGACGTCACGGTCGTGGACCGAGAACAGCAGGCGCAGGGCTTCTTCTACCGGGTGTGGCGCAGGCTCACCCTGCGCGGCATCACCCAGCGGCGGTCCATCCAGTCGCTGCGCCAGGCGCTGGAGCAGGAGGCGCTGCTCGCGTACGCGGCGATCGCCGCCGGTGCCAACGCCCCCAAACTGATCGCCACCTCCGAGCTCGGCCCGGACGCCGTGATGCTGGTGTACGAGCACATCGGCGGGCGCTCGCTGGACGCGCTGGAGGACGCCGAGATCACCGACGATCTGGTGCGCGGTGCCTGGCGCCAGGTGCGGGCGCTCCAGTCGCGCCGGATCGCGCACCGCAGGCTCACCGGTGACGCCATCCTGGTGGATCGTTTCGGCAAGGTGTTCGTCACGGACCTGCGCGGCGGCGAGATCGCGGCCGGTGATCTGGTGCTGCGGATGGACGTCGCCCAGCTGCTCACGACCACCGGACTGCGGGTGGGCGCCGAGCGGGCGGTGGCGTCCGCGCTTGCGGTGCTCGGCCCGGACGCGGTCGCGGACTGTCTGCCGCTGCTTCAGCCGATCGCGCTCAGCCGTTCCACCCGCGCGCAGCTGCGCAGGCTGGCCCGGGAGCGGTCGCAGCGCGAACGCGAGGCCGTGCTGGACGCGTCGGACGCGGCCAAGCGGGCCAGGGCCGAGGACGCGGAGCTCTCCAAGGACCCCGGGCGCAAGGCCGCCCGCAAGTCGCTGCGCACCGAGAAGCAGGCCGAGAAGCGGGCCATGGACGATGCGCTGGACGAGGCCCGCGAGGAGGACCTGCTCTCCCAGATGCGCCAGGAGGTGCTGCTGATCAGGCCGCAGGCACCGGTCGAGCCGGTCCGCCTGGAGCGCATCAAGCCGCGCACCCTGTTCAGCTTCATCGCCGGCGCCATCGCCGCGTACTTCCTGATCTCGCAGGTCACCGAGGCCGACTTCGGCGCGGTGGTCGAGCAGGCGGAGTGGGGCTGGGTGGCGGCCGCGCTCGGCTTCTCGGCGCTCAGCTACATCGCGGCCGCGATGAGCCTGTTGGGCTTCGTGCCCGAGCGGGTGCCGTTCGGCAAGACGGTGCTGGCGCAGGTCGCCGGCTCGTTCGTGAAGATCGTGGCCCCGGCGGCGGTGGGCGGGGTGGCACTCAACACCCGGTTCCTCCAGCGCTCCGGGGTGCGTCCGGGACTGGCGGTCGCGAGTGTCGGTGCCTCGCAGCTGTTCGGGCTTGGCTGCCACATCGTGCTGCTGGCCGCGTTCGGCTATCTGACCGGTACCGAGAAGACACCGTCCTCGCTCACCCCGTCCAGGACCGTGATCGCCGGACTGCTGACGGTCGCCGTCCTGGTGCTGGTGGTGACGGCCATTCCGTTCCTGCGGAAGTTCGTGGTCACACGGGTGCGGTCGCTGTTCGCCGGGGTCGTGCCGCGCATGCTCGATGTCGTGCAGCGGCCGCAGAAGCTGCTCACGGGCATCGGCGGGATGCTGCTGCTGACCGGCCTGTTCGTGATGTGCCTGGACGCGTCGGTCCGGGCGTTCAGCGGTCCGGACGTGCCGCATCTCAGTTACGCCAGCATCGCGGTGGTCTTCCTCGCCGGGAACGCGCTGGGGTCGGCGGCGCCGACCCCGGGCGGTATGGGCGCGGTCGAGGGTGCGCTGACCCTCGGTCTGATCGCGGTCGGCCTGCCGAAGGAGGTCGCGGCGCCCGCGGTGCTGCTCTACCGCCTGATGACGCTGTGGCTGCCGGTGCTTCCCGGCTGGCTCGCCTTCAACCACCTGACGCGCAAGGGCGAGCTCTGA
- a CDS encoding SAM-dependent methyltransferase codes for MSADAPAPDATELRKRIDTTKAHPARVYDVFLGGKDNYPADREAAAMALAANPRGYLTVRHNRDFMRRAVTLAAHEGIRQFLDIGTGLPTQQNVHQIAQAVAPDSRVVYVDNDPVVLVHAQALLTSGPEGRTDYIEADLRDPATILEAARRTLDLDRPVALVLAAVLHFIEDDAAYPVVERLLGALAPGSLLVLSNVSSDLNPEQVGQVTKAFKERGFAMVRRSHAQVERFVTDNGLEMLEPGVVPVHRWRPEEVVDLPEAADADPEFVAGLDELDRTRYRRIDDVTDADVSVYGVVARKL; via the coding sequence GCGCATCCGGCGCGGGTCTACGACGTCTTCCTCGGCGGCAAGGACAACTACCCGGCCGACCGGGAGGCCGCGGCCATGGCGCTGGCCGCCAATCCGCGCGGCTATCTCACCGTGCGGCACAACCGGGACTTCATGCGCCGGGCGGTCACGCTCGCCGCCCACGAGGGCATCCGGCAGTTCCTGGACATCGGTACCGGGCTGCCGACGCAGCAGAACGTGCACCAGATCGCCCAGGCGGTGGCCCCCGACTCACGGGTGGTCTACGTCGACAACGACCCCGTCGTCCTCGTCCACGCGCAGGCCCTGCTCACCAGCGGCCCCGAGGGACGCACCGACTACATCGAGGCGGACCTGCGCGACCCCGCCACGATCCTCGAAGCCGCCCGCCGCACCCTCGACCTCGACCGGCCCGTCGCCCTCGTCCTCGCCGCCGTCCTCCACTTCATCGAGGACGACGCGGCCTATCCCGTCGTCGAGCGGCTGCTCGGCGCGCTGGCACCCGGGAGTCTGCTGGTGCTGAGCAACGTGAGCTCGGACCTCAACCCCGAGCAGGTCGGCCAGGTGACGAAGGCGTTCAAGGAGCGCGGCTTCGCCATGGTCCGCCGCTCGCACGCGCAGGTGGAGCGCTTCGTGACCGACAACGGTCTGGAGATGCTCGAACCCGGTGTCGTCCCGGTGCACCGCTGGCGCCCCGAGGAGGTCGTCGACCTGCCCGAGGCCGCCGACGCGGATCCGGAGTTCGTGGCGGGCCTGGACGAGCTGGACCGTACGCGCTACCGGCGGATCGACGACGTCACGGACGCGGACGTGAGCGTGTACGGGGTGGTGGCCCGCAAGCTCTGA
- a CDS encoding AfsR/SARP family transcriptional regulator yields MDVFVLGSFDVRISGARITPTALKPAKLLALLSMSRGQHVSLAECVQELWAGDAPRTAGAAIHTYVRKLRELIATAIPGVDPKTVICTRPGGYLLNLAPGGIDLEEFVRLAERGHRAAALGDDALAAGRFRQSLALWRGPVLADLPAGPILAIRKKELEEYRKTALDRCISAELRMGRHYELLGELVALAADDRTHEPLHAQLMLALYRAGRRVQALEVYRELRHELSSRLGLEPSPRIQALHRAILASDCSLQRETGERTPSRTA; encoded by the coding sequence ATGGATGTCTTTGTGCTTGGATCATTCGATGTCCGAATATCGGGGGCCAGGATCACGCCGACCGCACTGAAGCCCGCCAAGTTGCTGGCGCTTCTGTCCATGAGCCGCGGGCAGCATGTTTCTCTGGCCGAATGTGTGCAGGAGCTGTGGGCGGGAGACGCCCCGCGTACTGCCGGAGCCGCCATCCACACATATGTGCGCAAGCTCCGTGAACTCATCGCCACGGCGATTCCCGGTGTCGACCCGAAGACCGTGATCTGTACACGGCCGGGCGGCTACCTCCTCAACCTGGCCCCGGGCGGCATCGATCTGGAGGAGTTCGTGCGCCTGGCCGAGCGCGGTCACCGAGCGGCCGCCCTGGGGGACGACGCCCTCGCCGCCGGCCGTTTCCGGCAGTCCCTGGCCCTGTGGCGCGGCCCGGTACTCGCGGACCTGCCGGCCGGTCCGATCCTGGCGATCCGCAAGAAGGAGCTGGAGGAGTACCGCAAGACGGCCCTGGACCGCTGCATCAGCGCGGAGCTCAGGATGGGGCGGCACTACGAACTCCTGGGTGAACTCGTGGCCCTCGCCGCCGACGACCGTACGCACGAGCCCCTCCATGCCCAGCTCATGCTCGCGCTGTACCGGGCCGGCCGCCGGGTGCAGGCGCTCGAGGTGTACCGCGAACTGCGGCACGAACTCTCCAGCCGCCTCGGCCTGGAGCCCTCCCCGCGGATCCAGGCGCTGCACCGCGCGATCCTCGCCTCGGACTGCTCGCTGCAGCGCGAAACGGGCGAGCGCACCCCGAGCCGCACGGCCTGA